GCGCGCGCCGAGCCCCGGCCGGTAGTCGAGCGACGGGTGGTACCAGAAGTCGTCGACGCAGAAGTTGTGGGCGAGGCGATAGCCCTTCGAGGCGAGCAGCCGCTGCAGGTCGAGGTAGCGGCCCGCGTTCCGCTCGATCGTCATGGTGAGGAACGTGTAGCGGTCGAACGGGAAGTCCTTGAGCGCCACCCACTCCGAGCCCTCGATGTCGAGGCTCATGTAGTCGATCACGGACGGCGCGCCGTGCGCGTCGAGGAGGTCGGCGAGCGGAACGGCCTTCATCGAGATCGTCCGCGTGCGCTGGCCACCCTCGTAGTCGTCGCGGCGGCTCGGCTCGGACAGCTCGGAGAGCACCGCACTCGTGCCCGGGAGGTCGAGGTTGAGCGTGAACTCGACCGTGCCCGGGACATCCGAGATCGCGACGTGCTCGACGTCGCAGCAGCGGTTCGCACGGACCTTCTCGACGCGCTCGGGGTGCGCCTCGACGCAGATCCCGCTCCAGCCGAGCTCGGACTCGAGCGCGTAGGAGTTCGAGTTCGTGATGCCGTCGGGGCCGGCGCCGATGTCGAGGAAGAAGCCGTCGCGCTTGCCGCGAAAGACGTCCTCGATCACCCACCGGTCCTGCCGGTGGTCGACGTGGGAGTAGAACTGGAAGGTCGATCGCGTCACGGGTCGGCTCGCCACCGCGGGTCCGTCGGTCGAACGCGGGCGCCGCTCAAGCGGATCGTGGCGGCCCGCGGCG
This genomic interval from Myxococcota bacterium contains the following:
- a CDS encoding FkbM family methyltransferase; protein product: MTRSTFQFYSHVDHRQDRWVIEDVFRGKRDGFFLDIGAGPDGITNSNSYALESELGWSGICVEAHPERVEKVRANRCCDVEHVAISDVPGTVEFTLNLDLPGTSAVLSELSEPSRRDDYEGGQRTRTISMKAVPLADLLDAHGAPSVIDYMSLDIEGSEWVALKDFPFDRYTFLTMTIERNAGRYLDLQRLLASKGYRLAHNFCVDDFWYHPSLDYRPGLGARMATAARRAWRQFYDRPPGLALRRVGRALRGGKRRD